In the genome of Acidimicrobiales bacterium, one region contains:
- the larC gene encoding nickel pincer cofactor biosynthesis protein LarC, whose translation MTTVAWFHCFSGIAGDMALGALVDAGADLDEVRALVERLPVTDWELDVEPVLRCGIAATQVHVRATDHAVVRTAAHITGLVEEARLPTPVAERALATFRALAEVEGRLHRRPPEQVHFHEVGGIDAIVDVVGTCAALHVLGVDEVRASAVAHGTGMIRAAHGLLPNPPPAVVELLRGAPTYGVDLPLELTTPTGAALLAANVTGWGPLPAMRIEVSGFGAGARELHGRPNAVQVVLGEAMPEGDDVGLARPGQPVVLLEANVDDATGEILAHTVQALLEAGAHDAWVTPVVMKKGRPAHVVSALVDPALAEQVGRTLASETGSLGFRGATLERWPSTRLLRTVEVEGLPVRVKVSPGRLKVEHDDAAWVARRRGLPLREVLSRAEAEARGDTDPPEPPSTPA comes from the coding sequence ATGACGACCGTCGCGTGGTTCCACTGCTTCTCCGGCATCGCCGGCGACATGGCGCTCGGCGCGCTCGTCGACGCCGGGGCCGACCTGGACGAGGTGCGCGCGCTGGTGGAGCGACTGCCGGTGACCGACTGGGAGCTCGACGTCGAACCGGTGCTGCGCTGCGGCATCGCCGCCACCCAGGTGCACGTGCGGGCCACCGACCACGCCGTCGTCCGCACCGCGGCGCACATCACCGGCCTGGTCGAGGAGGCGCGCCTGCCGACGCCCGTGGCCGAGCGGGCGCTGGCCACCTTCCGGGCGCTCGCCGAGGTCGAGGGCCGCCTGCACCGGCGACCGCCCGAGCAGGTCCACTTCCACGAGGTGGGCGGGATCGACGCCATCGTCGACGTGGTGGGCACGTGCGCGGCCCTGCACGTCCTCGGCGTCGACGAGGTCCGCGCCAGCGCCGTCGCCCACGGCACCGGGATGATCCGCGCCGCCCACGGGCTGCTCCCCAACCCGCCGCCGGCCGTCGTGGAGCTGCTGCGGGGGGCGCCGACCTACGGCGTCGACCTGCCGCTGGAGCTCACGACCCCCACGGGCGCGGCGCTGCTGGCGGCCAACGTCACCGGCTGGGGACCGCTGCCGGCGATGCGGATCGAGGTGAGCGGGTTCGGGGCCGGGGCCCGGGAGCTGCACGGGCGGCCCAACGCCGTGCAGGTGGTGCTGGGCGAGGCCATGCCGGAGGGCGACGACGTGGGCCTGGCCCGGCCCGGTCAGCCGGTGGTGCTGCTGGAGGCCAACGTCGACGACGCCACCGGCGAGATCCTGGCCCACACCGTGCAGGCGCTGCTGGAGGCGGGAGCCCACGACGCCTGGGTGACGCCGGTGGTGATGAAGAAGGGCCGGCCGGCGCACGTGGTGAGCGCCCTGGTCGACCCGGCGCTGGCCGAGCAGGTGGGTCGCACGCTGGCCTCCGAGACCGGGTCGCTGGGCTTCCGGGGCGCCACGCTGGAGCGCTGGCCGTCGACCCGGCTGCTGCGCACCGTCGAGGTGGAGGGCCTACCCGTGCGGGTGAAGGTGAGCCCCGGCCGGCTCAAGGTCGAGCACGACGACGCCGCCTGGGTCGCCCGCCGCCGCGGCCTCCCCCTCCGCGAGGTCCTGTCCCGCGCCGAGGCCGAAGCCCGCGGCGACACCGATCCCCCCGAACCCCCGTCGACCCCCGCGTGA
- a CDS encoding helix-turn-helix transcriptional regulator: MRRELVEWRESKGLTPEQLAHQLDVSVRTIYRMESGRTAPRMALRAKLARIYGRSLDDVSRAIRGTPNGHVVRKTLRLFASLEQGATELHTYQPISLPGLLQTAEYAAEVESVGPDPAEPDEIARRVSHRMMRQRVLDRLRLFALVDASVLLRDTGGQAVMAPQLDHLRMLCERRPNVQVRVVPLDKRAHAAGTGSFTLFTGEDEDAPYVVATENLRGPSYDEDPRLIVEYQRLFSHLWEESDAVAKVQL; the protein is encoded by the coding sequence ATGCGCAGGGAACTCGTGGAGTGGCGAGAGTCCAAGGGCCTGACTCCTGAACAGCTCGCTCACCAGCTGGACGTGAGCGTTCGCACGATCTACCGCATGGAGTCAGGGAGAACGGCGCCACGTATGGCGCTCCGGGCCAAGCTGGCCAGGATCTACGGGCGCTCGCTTGACGACGTGAGCCGCGCCATTAGAGGGACACCAAATGGACACGTTGTGCGCAAGACGCTGCGGCTGTTCGCTTCGCTGGAGCAGGGGGCGACCGAGCTCCACACGTACCAGCCGATCAGCCTTCCGGGTCTGCTGCAGACGGCCGAGTACGCCGCCGAGGTCGAGTCCGTGGGGCCGGACCCCGCAGAACCGGATGAGATCGCCCGCAGGGTCAGTCATCGCATGATGCGACAGCGAGTGCTCGACCGCCTTCGCCTCTTCGCTCTCGTCGATGCGTCGGTGCTTCTACGTGACACGGGTGGCCAGGCTGTCATGGCGCCCCAGCTCGACCATCTCCGGATGCTCTGCGAACGACGACCCAACGTGCAGGTGCGAGTAGTGCCGCTCGACAAACGGGCCCACGCTGCAGGGACGGGGTCCTTCACCCTGTTCACCGGAGAGGACGAGGACGCGCCCTACGTGGTTGCCACGGAGAATTTGCGCGGTCCGAGCTACGACGAAGACCCTAGGCTGATCGTGGAGTACCAGCGACTGTTCAGCCACCTGTGGGAGGAGTCCGATGCAGTGGCGAAAGTCCAGCTTTAG
- a CDS encoding DUF397 domain-containing protein produces MATDGETVFVRDSKAPDAGAVALSASIWRDLLAGAKSGELDDLL; encoded by the coding sequence TTGGCTACGGATGGCGAGACCGTGTTCGTGCGGGACAGCAAGGCCCCTGACGCCGGAGCCGTGGCCCTGTCGGCTTCGATCTGGCGTGACCTGCTCGCCGGAGCGAAGTCCGGCGAGTTAGACGACCTGCTCTGA
- a CDS encoding maleylpyruvate isomerase family mycothiol-dependent enzyme, producing MRTLTILDRRHILNALDEEWDALVALAVEMDGADWRQSTDLPGWTVKDIYAHIVGTESMLLGRPTPDVSLPPNLPHVRNDMGRFNETWVLSYSERSGSELLGDLGEVVTERRAALAQMDQAVFDALAWTPAGEDTYGRYMRIRVMDQWFHEQDVREAIGRPGHLDGLAPQVVLDEITAAIGYVVGKKAALPSGTTARIDLKGPMSHRWDIEVGDKARVVDWMSGEPDLIVTMPGATFCRVVGGRRPWDHPWVRSATVTEGDHELAEQVLSNLAYLI from the coding sequence GTGAGGACCCTCACCATCCTCGACCGGCGCCACATCTTGAACGCGCTCGACGAGGAGTGGGACGCCCTGGTGGCGCTGGCGGTCGAGATGGACGGCGCCGACTGGCGGCAGTCCACCGACCTGCCCGGCTGGACGGTGAAGGACATCTACGCCCACATCGTCGGCACCGAATCGATGCTCCTGGGCCGGCCCACGCCCGACGTGAGCCTGCCGCCCAACCTGCCCCACGTCCGCAACGACATGGGCCGCTTCAACGAGACGTGGGTGCTGTCGTACAGCGAGCGCTCGGGCTCCGAGCTGCTGGGCGACCTCGGCGAGGTGGTGACCGAGCGCCGGGCCGCGCTGGCCCAGATGGACCAGGCGGTCTTCGACGCCCTGGCGTGGACCCCCGCCGGCGAGGACACCTACGGCCGCTACATGCGCATCCGGGTGATGGACCAGTGGTTCCACGAGCAGGACGTGCGCGAGGCGATCGGCCGGCCCGGCCACCTCGACGGCCTGGCGCCCCAGGTGGTGCTCGACGAGATCACCGCCGCGATCGGCTACGTGGTGGGCAAGAAGGCCGCGCTGCCCTCCGGCACCACGGCCCGGATCGACCTGAAGGGCCCGATGTCGCACCGCTGGGACATCGAGGTGGGCGACAAGGCGCGGGTCGTCGACTGGATGTCCGGCGAGCCCGACCTGATCGTCACCATGCCAGGCGCCACCTTCTGCCGGGTCGTCGGCGGGCGCCGTCCCTGGGACCACCCGTGGGTGCGTTCTGCCACCGTGACCGAGGGGGATCACGAGCTGGCGGAGCAGGTGCTGTCGAACCTCGCCTACCTGATCTGA
- a CDS encoding DHA2 family efflux MFS transporter permease subunit — protein sequence MLLATVGASGMAFLDSTVVNVALPHIGEDLDTDLAGLQWIVNGYLLATAALILLGGSLGDIFGRRLVFLVGVVVFAVASLACGIAPSATLLVVARVVQGVGGALLTPGSLAILEASFRPGDRSRAIGAWSGLSGVASAIGPFLGGWLVDSGSWRAVFLINLPLAVVVILVTLRHVPESKNPAAVRKVDVPGAVLVCLALGALNWGLIAAGDNGWGAAVVLLPLALGVLCLVAFAVVELRERHPMLPPAIFGNAQFRAANLVTVSVYAGLGVVFFLLVVQLQQAMGYSALEAGAATLPITVIMLALSSRSGQLADRIGPRLQMSAGPLVLALGLALMSTIDAGDSYLAAVLPPVLVAGLGLAATVAPLTSTALGAIDEAHAGVASGVNTTVARASQLAAVAVVPLLAGISGNSYRDGAAFSDGFRTGMLIAAGIVAVGGVVGALTIRNPSRGDRPEEPADHVGRFHCGVEGPTLVTSPRQPAQPAA from the coding sequence GTGCTGCTGGCCACCGTGGGCGCCTCGGGCATGGCGTTCCTCGACTCCACCGTCGTCAACGTCGCCCTGCCCCACATCGGCGAGGACCTCGACACCGACCTCGCCGGGCTGCAGTGGATCGTCAACGGCTACCTGCTGGCCACCGCGGCGCTGATCCTGCTGGGCGGCTCGCTGGGCGACATCTTCGGCCGCCGGCTCGTGTTCCTCGTAGGCGTGGTGGTGTTCGCGGTGGCGTCGCTGGCCTGCGGCATCGCCCCCAGCGCCACGCTGCTGGTGGTGGCCCGGGTGGTGCAGGGCGTCGGCGGGGCGTTGCTCACGCCGGGCAGCCTGGCGATCCTCGAGGCGTCGTTCCGACCCGGGGACCGCTCGCGCGCCATCGGCGCCTGGTCGGGCCTGAGCGGCGTGGCCTCGGCGATCGGGCCGTTCCTGGGCGGCTGGCTGGTCGACTCCGGCTCGTGGCGGGCGGTGTTCCTGATCAACCTGCCGCTGGCCGTGGTGGTGATCCTGGTGACGCTGCGGCACGTGCCCGAGTCGAAGAACCCCGCTGCCGTGCGCAAGGTCGACGTGCCGGGCGCGGTGCTGGTGTGCCTGGCCCTCGGGGCGCTCAACTGGGGCCTGATCGCGGCGGGCGACAACGGCTGGGGCGCGGCGGTCGTGTTGCTGCCGCTGGCGCTGGGCGTGCTGTGCCTGGTGGCGTTCGCTGTGGTCGAGCTGCGGGAACGGCACCCGATGCTGCCGCCGGCGATCTTCGGCAACGCCCAGTTCCGGGCGGCCAACCTGGTGACGGTGTCGGTGTACGCCGGGCTCGGCGTGGTGTTCTTCCTGCTGGTGGTGCAGCTCCAGCAGGCGATGGGCTACTCGGCGCTCGAGGCCGGGGCCGCGACGCTGCCGATCACGGTGATCATGCTGGCGCTGTCGTCGCGGTCGGGTCAGCTGGCCGACCGCATCGGGCCCCGCCTGCAGATGAGCGCCGGGCCGCTGGTGCTGGCGCTCGGGCTGGCGCTGATGTCGACCATCGACGCCGGCGACTCGTACCTCGCCGCGGTGCTGCCGCCGGTGCTGGTGGCGGGCCTCGGCCTGGCGGCGACGGTGGCGCCGCTCACGTCGACGGCCCTGGGGGCGATCGACGAGGCCCACGCCGGGGTGGCGTCGGGCGTGAACACCACGGTGGCCCGGGCCAGCCAGCTCGCTGCGGTGGCGGTGGTACCGCTGCTGGCGGGCATCTCGGGCAACTCCTACCGCGACGGTGCCGCGTTCTCCGACGGCTTCCGCACCGGCATGCTCATCGCCGCCGGCATCGTGGCGGTGGGTGGCGTCGTCGGCGCGCTCACGATCCGCAACCCGTCCCGGGGCGACCGCCCCGAGGAGCCGGCCGACCACGTCGGCCGCTTCCACTGCGGCGTCGAGGGCCCCACCCTCGTCACCTCCCCCCGCCAGCCCGCGCAACCCGCCGCCTGA